From Schistocerca cancellata isolate TAMUIC-IGC-003103 chromosome 10, iqSchCanc2.1, whole genome shotgun sequence:
GAGCACACAAGATAATTCTTTCTGCATGTAGTCCATATTTTGAGGAACTGTTCTCTGAAAACTATGAGAAGCACCCAATTATTATTCTGCACGACGTAAAATACAATGTGGTGAAGGCTTTGATGGATTTTATGTACCGTGGTGAAGTGAATGTGCCACAAGAGGAGCTTAGTGGTATTCTTAAACTCTCTGAGTCCCTTCAAGTAAGGGGACTGTCTGGTAGTGGATGTGTGGAAGATGTTTACATGCAGAAAGGCAGTGGAAGAAATGCACAATCAGTACCTCCAGAAACACTCTCACCCCAACCTGCTTCTGTGTCATGTTTTACCTCAAATCAGAACAAGCCAGAAGAAAAGGTGCAGTCATTTAGAGAAAGCACTCCATGTGTGTCATCCCAGGAAGGAGGTTATGTGGAAATAGACTCCATTTCGAAATCCTTTCGAAAGTACAGAAAAAGTATTAATCACTCTGGTTCTGATCAGAGAACAGGCCAGAATGAGTTTGAAGAAGTCATTACACCTGATCTTGATAATGTGCATCAACTTCCATCTCAAAGGCAAGCACTGCCCACAATCTGTAACGCATCAGGTGGATCAGTTTTCAGTCAAATTCCACATCAGTCTGCATGTAGTGAGTTGCAGAGCTCCAGTGGGGAAATGACTGTTGCAGAAAATGAGCAGTTTCTAATACCAGAGACAGTATTACCTGACAAAAGGTCAGCAAATCTGAGTACACACCATCAAGAGGTAGCACTCGAAACAAAATCTGAGGTCCTGGAGAGTCACACGGAAATTGTAGAAGACCTTACTCTTGATGATGACGACGAAGATGACGACTACCCTGCTGCTGACGATTATCGTGAAGATTGTAACAGTGCTGAAGTTGGCATTGGGGAAGTTGGCAGAGCGGGTGAAGGTCTTACATACGAAGAATATTTTCGCGCTCGAGGAGTTAACAATCTGCATTCTTCGTTCGGTAGTGATTATTCGAATCACATGACTTCCACGACACCCCAGACGGTATTACATAAACGGTTTTGTTGTCAGTCATGTGGGAAGTCTTACAAGCATCCATCAGGGTTATGCAGACATGTGAAGCCTGAATGTGGTAAAGAACCACAGATTCAGTGTCCCCGCTGCAATTATCGGTGCTTTAGGAGTCATACTCTTAAGAAACATATGACTACTCGCCGATGTCAGATGCGAGAAAAGTGTGCACTTTTTGAAGGAGGGGTGTGACAGTATAAAcccaacaaaaagaaaagaaaatttcctgATCGTTGGTGAGGATTTTTTTCTTTATCACTGACAATATGTATGTGTAAGATGGATGAAGCACCGATTCTTTGCGCTGTGTGGGTACAAATTCATCTCTGTGTAAATTGTCTGCTGTGAACGTGTTTTAAATTGGTTGAAACTTGGCAGTCTCAATGTTTTTTTAGAGTAATTTTCCTTGAGAGGACTATTACTTTGTATTAAATGAAGTAATTATGTCAGTACAgatgttgtgttctgatctgtaaTATATTCTGTTGTAAACAGAAAAGTAAGTATATcagtataaataaaataatgttgaaaacCTTACTGAATTCTGACAGCTGTAATATCCCCTTGAATTTCTAGCTAATAATTATGCCATCTTAACGAATTCATCAGTGATAAACTATTTGTTTGTGTAGTGTCAGAGCGGTATAAGACGAATGGGCTCATAAACTTTTTGTGGGAAAGGCAGTTTCGTGGCTGAGAatttttctgactttttttttgtcatttttgccatCAGAATGTAATTCAGCTTTCCTAGAATGAATGtgtaatataattggatagataaaaaatttgcTCACCAGGCAGAGGCAGgagcgaatacatacaaaggtTGAGGAAACGGGCAAACTTTCAGAACCAGTGACTTCTTCTGGCAAACTGATTGATGGggaaggaagaggaatgaaggaaaagaactggcaaggtttaggaaatCGGCATAAGTACAAAAAATGCAGCCAACActttgggtcaggggagacttaactatacgggatgagaaggaaagacgttttcatccacattcgaagtcactgagctctccagacCAGACCGGTTCAGTTTTCACGGCTTCTGTGCTACCAACACAGTACTAGTATGTGGTATCTCATTTCATACTGGTGAGTGTGTCACTTGTGACATCTAAttgtcagttccacattacatagtGGTGTCCATCACTTCATATCAGGTAGTGTATATGTTTACAAAGAGACATTAGTGTGTGCCT
This genomic window contains:
- the LOC126106877 gene encoding longitudinals lacking protein-like isoform X4 gives rise to the protein MNENNNVHLRWNKHQATLVSVFDCLLDSEKLTDCTISAEGHHVRAHKIILSACSPYFEELFSENYEKHPIIILHDVKYNVVKALMDFMYRGEVNVPQEELSGILKLSESLQVRGLSGSGCVEDVYMQKGSGRNAQSVPPETLSPQPASVSCFTSNQNKPEEKVQSFRESTPCVSSQEGGYVEIDSISKSFRKYRKSINHSGSDQRTGQNEFEEVITPDLDNVHQLPSQRQALPTICNASGGSVFSQIPHQSACSELQSSSGEMTVAENEQFLIPETVLPDKRSANLSTHHQEVALETKSEVLESHTEIVEDLTLDDDDEDDDYPAADDYREDCNSAEVGIGEVGRAGEGLTYEEYFRARGVNNLHSSFGSDYSNHMTSTTPQTVLHKRFCCQSCGKSYKHPSGLCRHVKPECGKEPQIQCPRCNYRCFRSHTLKKHMTTRRCQMREKCALFEGGV